A window of Watersipora subatra chromosome 10, tzWatSuba1.1, whole genome shotgun sequence genomic DNA:
atgtagttgaagtaaattaagagaaaataataactgtaaaggttttcaaactttgtcaaacaactgtaactttcaaacttcatatcatgaggaaaatgttttgtacaggtcaaataaattaaaaaaataaaacaactatagaagggtttagatgtaaatgtgaaataattagcaagtaacagctaaattaagtcggttttgctacgattacaataaaagatgattcggtaatgatacaattaatacgaactgagaaaacaaaataaaaattctgaacgtgttgaattaataacaattcttgcattgaagtgtgtgtgtaaaaaaaggttactgttccaccagaaactatccatcaaaacctcttgatactggtacaaatgtaaaaatgagatatcgtaatgtctttgtctgaccaaacggagagaaAATGTCGATGCTCTTCCGAcggagataatataattgtccgcatgaaaagaattggccttggcCCCAGTTGTTATCTCTACCAGTTATCTCTACCTCTGGCCCCAgtatatctctaccagttgttatctattgcaagcaatagataacaactagtagagatatttctcgactttccaatgcatattttatttagagatctttggctagttagaggtaagttagcagatttattgcatctaaaaggtttaatatcggtcCACTAGAAacagagggcaaaatataggcaacgttcgcttcacccataaaagggctaaatttatctttctgAAATTCTGACGTGCCATTTGAAagatacaacgccagcctctatttgaccgccactatagaggaaggatTGTAAAATAAAGTTTCATGGCGCTCAGTCACGTATCTCAGTGGCTGTTTTAGTTTAGCAAACCAAATGCAACATATGAGAATCCAGCTGGGCCATAACTTCAAGAGCAGAGGAAGAAATGGCCATTCCAGACTTGTCTAAAAAGTACACTTTAGTTGTAAAGCAACTTATCATAAAAGTTGTCTGCTTTTGTCAATGTTGTTTTTATAGTTGGATCATTATAGTTGTCTTGCATTAAATTGCCTCAGATTGAACTATTCCCATACACGCGCGTCTTCATGTGAGAAATAGAGCAATCAAAGTTAACTCTTGAGTTGACAGCGATCTTTCGCATTGATCTTCCGCACCTACCACCATCTACATATATATCGAAGTGTTTGTTGGTCGAATGTCGCCTATacgtccagttatagtgataaagttataGAAAAGAAAAACCACTTTGTACTGGCATTGAACTGGGAAACAAtggttctgcagacaggcgtgcTATCCCCTGCACCACCCAGCCTACTGGcgatactatggaataattagTACGCTTAAAAATGTTAACACGCTTGAAGATTATGAATGCGTGAGAGACCATGACACggaacaattataattataactattccAGACCGTGGCAGCTAGCTGTGTGGCCAAGTGATAGTGAGCTTGGCTTCACATTCATGCATCTGCAAAATGCATGGGTTCAAATTCTGTGAGGTGTAATCTTTTTTTAACACTCAGACTGAAAGACAGAACGACTCATTTTTTTTGGCAAGAAttagactagctcaagttactcaaattcattgggtaacgAAACATTGCCAATGATAACGATagtacctgccactgtttattagCTTTTTACATCCTGAACATTGGGAACATTTGAACAACCATAGCATTAAAAGacatgtttttaaacaatttggttTTGGGCATATTTTAACCAAAAGCCATAAAGATGGgtaggtgtaataagtatgtgcacaattattctataatATTACAGGTGGGCTGTGTGGCATAGTGGATAGCACATCTGTCTGCAGAACCGGTGTTTCCAAGTTGAATTCGAGTGTAAAGCAGATTTTTCGTTCCTAAAACCTTTTCGCTACAACACAACTAGTTATAGgaatgacagaccaacaaacgaCAAACAGTTATATTTATATGGATGGGCTTGAACTAGAACTATTTCAAAGTTTTGGTGAAACTCGCTTAATTTAGAAATAGCACCACAGTCTACAGTTATATAACAGTGAAAGTACAGATGATTATGCTCATCAGCCAAAGTGAAAGCCTTTGGCTGATGAGCATAATTAACATTAACCTCAACATAATTAACATTTATAGTATTTAACAAGTTGTAACATATTCTAAGATTTGTTGATATTAGCCGGAAACATCGTCATGAAGGACGGCAATTTTTTATATCAGACTTAATTAAATAAACAATCCTGTCATATTTATGAGCTCTTCGCATACTTAAAAACGAAAGAAGTGCTAATAATTTAGGTCTATTGTTTTGTTGACATAGTTAAATAAAGTGGAAGTCTATCGGGTCCCAGTTTATGTGAAATTTTATGAGATGAATACAATGAGAGGGTATATGAGTACAATGAGATGAGTACAATTCACAAGCAGAGTTCCCAAGCATATATATGTACctgtataaatatgtattctTAATGATTGTCATATATATTGCCATAATCAAACTTTGACTTATGAGCAGCCCAAAATCAAAGTATTTTGATTTACAAACGATGCTTTGAGCAAAATTTTGTTGGCCATTCATGCCAAGATTCGGATTACGAGCTAATGGTTTAGAGAAGCTGCTACTTGTACACGACGCCCCATGACAAAACAAGACCTTGCCTAGGCTAGGGTTTATTTTGCATCGAGTACTCTCTTTTTCATCTACTGCAATAGTGCATGTGAATAAAAGGACAAAAATAATGATGTCAACGGAAATAAAACAAGTAATTAAAAAACATTAGCATGATGAGCTAAGAGTCATACAGCATGATCAGTCATTAGCATATGAGGCATTGAGTCATCATGGACTTGATGGAGTCCAGATatccgaagctggtgtttggtgAGCATGGTGATGGTTCGTAGAAGAGATTTGTAGAAGAGATGAATTTATCTATTGAAAGTGCAGTTGagaggagaggttatgaagATGAAGGTAGTGAAAGTTgtcctattatgagaggtagagctaaCTTGGTGCccctattgagagctattgggcacagtagGAGAGAAGTGTGAAAAAAGGCAGGTTTCGATGTAGATGGTGTAGATCCCACTTATGAGGCATGGAGATTTTGCAAGaatattatggtagacaggagagcATATTTGTGAGGGGCATAAGTTCCTGACAATTAGACAGGCCCTTGGTGAAAGTGATAAAGTTCTTGCAACGAGTTGAGAATTTGAGCAGACATGCCGAGGTAGCAAATAATGCTGACAGAGTAAGGTTTGCTCTAATAGTGGCTGTTAACAGGTTGAAAGATCTAGAAGTAAAGACTTGATGAAGAATGCCAATTTGACTTGAGTGATGTTGAATGCATTGAAGGCTTGTGAAATGGCGAATTCAGACAGGTTCTTGAGAGCGGAGAGTAGAGGTAGCAACTTGAAAAGTAAGATTAAGGAGGTAGCGAAGGTGTCAGAGTGCGACAGCTGTGCGCAGTACCGGAGTGGTGGTGATAGAGGATACGATGCAGGAGGTAGATATTCTCATAAAAGTAGTCCTAGAAGTGATAGAAGTATTATGGTGATAGAAATGACGATTCtgatgttagtaggtatgggacAAGGAGTTGAGAAGATAGCAAGGACAAGGACTGTAGGAGGTATAGATACAATAGCAGAGAGAGGTATGTCCCAGGATATGGAGCAAATAGTAGAGAAGGTAGTAGAGATATAGTTCGCTGCAATTGCAAGCATAGTGGCTATGAGATGtataattaaatgtttttcCTGTGGGAACAAAGGTCATGCATCCCGATATTGCAGGGATAAGGGCGGCACGATAAACGAGGCAGCAGCAGTAGGTTAGGTGGGAGCCGTGACAGCAGCTATGAGAGGTATGGTAGTTGCAATAGTAGTAGAGAGATGCAGAGGCAGAGAAAACCCTCGAAAGGTGATAGATAATTGAAGTAGATAGAAGGATAATAGTATAGACAGGTATGAGAGAGACAGTCAGTATGAGAAGCAGGAGACGGATAGGCATGAGGGATCATGCCAGAGCTTATCCCTAGAGCATAGGCTCTAGGGATAAGTATGCTAAAGACCAATGACTAGGCCGGATAAGGTCGCATTTTTTGAAAGTCAATGAAGACTGTtgagtttacgtttgatactaCGGCTGCAGTGTCAATAGTAACCAAGGCAACAGTCAATAGGTTAAACCTACAGTTAAAGAAGCCATCAGCGGCTTTAGCAAATGCCGATGGTAGTGAGTCGAACGTGGTTTGAAGTGTGGTAGTTCATTTGTAAAGTAAACATAAGACTATGGATGCTGCAATTTATGTGGTGAAAGGAATGAgacccaactttttgggaataaATGAGTTGAAACAGCTAAAATTATTGGCTGTTGTAAATGCGTTATGCAAGAGCAAGTTTGAGCCTGTTAAGGAGTGAAggtattaacccttttgcaggcatagcgacattaTTGTCGTTTCGCGATACTGACGCTAATGCATGgcgcgactattatgtcgccatgCGAacgtttttttataaattaatttcTGCTTAGCTTAttgccttttttatttaattttttacaaatagtaAACTAGAATATATTGGTCCATGTTAGCAACCAAAAAATTGGCcgttttgagaaaaaaagattgtttttgcaattctaaacgaacaaaaaatccgaaataaaaacgtatttaaataaaattgggaattttgtttatagcttgtttctgctttctgaATATTTTTCCAGAGTGCAACAACTTTTTTCTACTGTCATGGCGTCCTCCAAAGGCTATAGGCAAAGCTATAGAAGAACAATAATAAGCACATGATGTTAAGACTGGGGTGTAGgcctctgcaagggcaaatgcttccaaaTTACTTTAGCTAGAGAAACACTTATAAAAGAATTTGacttaaaaatgtttatttgtatttacctgtataataaaaacataatacacgtatacaatatcataaataaaagtgtatcaatgattttttttaatcaaTTGGTGAAAAATTAATCTGCTCAGGTGGTCTCAAATAGCCCAAAAAACttgcctgcgaaagggttaagccAGTTAGgtcatttttattgaaaacCATTTCTGCTGGGTTAAGTTGTCATGTTTTAGATGAcggcaaaacctgacaaataagtgtAACAGGGAGAACGATGTTGAGAAAGGCTATATAGGACGAGATTTGTGGACTTGTGAAACCAAAAGAGTGAGAAGTAGTGGATGTGCAGTAATAGaaagtagagatgccccgattctaaattcatcagccgattcagataccgatcgaatataccgattcttattgaaaaataatccaaTTCAGATCAcctgtgttgcatagataattgttcattttataatAGAAAAcgtaaatattaatgtatttatttgtatttatttattgttgtcaACAAAAACAGCAACAGCGTTAGCAGCACCTGTGAAAGAACAgcgttttttaatttatagtaaGACCTGCAATAGTTTACTCACAAGAAGTAGCTCATCAAATTTTCTGTAGGACCATAATTATTTAGACAACCTTCAAAGATTAATGtgtgaataaatataataaaaaagagaaaCAAACAAGCTATGTAGCGTCAGGATGAAGAGAGAGATAAATAACTTGATGCATCGGATCTCAAATTACttttgtaatgctagtaaatagaaatattacactgcaatATTGTTTCCcttctttgttatcttgttcgtgattggctgcaataaatcccattgttgtaattgggaaataccacactttgtggTCACGTCCTaactaaagcaaaaaggttcctcagctgtgttgatgttgatcaggctatagacatgaaataaatagtcTGGCAGGctcggaattcattaggtaagagtaaggaactAGCAGCTGATGATCTTTAtcagtgtagcaggctaaaatactgttttctgctaaaaagttgatctgtaaaaagtatcagaaatttcacattttttcaAGAAAAGATTTTCCGATACCGATTAAAATACTTGACGCCTATACCGGCACCGATACCAAAATCAGGGCAACTCTAATAGAAAGGTATATTAGAAATCAACACAAGGACAGTGGTAAAGACATTGGTAGTCAAGAGGGACATCCTAAAGCACTAGAAAGGTGAAAGTGTCTGTGGGGCATGATAGGGAACAGTCATGCTGACGTAGGCGAAGGTGTTAAGAAaggttaaagatgtggttgcgtcaaacttgagttgatcttaaaagaaagcatgtTTTTtcctctatcagttgatatgttgtttgttgtgttaggcgatttcattgccaagatatttaaagattaaaatcgaaaaaatctgatcgcggtaaaaacgctcaggcaaaaaaaacatgcccagacttgcccaaaatgatgtcacgcgtgataTATCtctcaatatatctcgtattcacatcggctatttgcgataaaagtctagccCTACggggctctattggcatatattttattttgtatttgctcatgttggctagaataaaattttaaatctcgctacagatacattattatgaatgtttcaaaggcctcaaataacgaaaatttaaaatttgtcttactcactttttccaaatgctgtgtaaacatttgagtaccgactgacaattctaccggtctacagtaattctgtcaagcaaactatgtagaataaggtctttgtatcggcacagttcctctgctacccacactaacgatatacagccacccaaaagccccgcccacatcatgcccgtcgcctatccttggggcggggctgtatatcattgcccacaccgaaaactagtttcttactaccgtaagtaaaataagcaagctgcgtctttgaaaagaatatacataaggatagttttaaggatgagaaatctgctgcaaactggatttgaactcacattctccagttctgctgacatccatataccgtatccaattcactacaatattctgcaaatcatgttttgcattatctacaacaatgtaattttattatataaattttacaagcaaaaatattttcatctcagcataaagcttttattaaaaaatattcatcaagtcgtggccactcacatagttttagctgatacaataagacaaattcatctactgcaacaaactcaaacaaaacatcatggtttatgcagcagacattcaagtctctctttcccatttatggcagttttcacgatgacaaagcttcttcggctggtgggacgacataaacattctgtaatcagtaaaacaaatgcaataaatatatgtcattcatagatatgtcattctaaagcggatctattgacagcttccaaattgggagttaaatagattgcgagtgtaattttaaaaacgaataagtgtttaacaaaggcatatgtacgccaagccaacaattcgaagctttggttctggaagttaaagatttgcattgatcaatcgattttcttcactttctaagagtgagaagtgaacatctaaagtcaaatcataaatctaatttactagataaaactgccacagaaaatttgaagcaaatgtagctaggtgaaccgataaaaaaatataaaacgatgattagtgatagcaaaaagttataattttattaattagtacatgtattaatgagtactaaaatactacctttagtatattcatcaacctaagccattgtattgctagatgctatggattaaagagAAGCCGACAAAAACTCACTGTatatacgtatctcgcacgcgcaggaaattacattttagcgtcaaacagggaaatataatctgaatgtaaactcaacaggaaactctataggagactcaaagtaaaagataaatttacctccattctccaatcttcctccgtagaactttaaccacctgatgcccagaaaactcggagtcacctccgcagtaacttcacagcaatttttacaattatgttcgccaataaaacgtgtcgatcgagcaATTCATCAAAGtaatgatgttaattaatttagtgaatatcgatgtccatgcgattaaataatagagtaaaattcctaactttgagatcacagacaacgcgttttacgagtgataacatttattacgacctatataaaaattttgctatgatgattggctaatgaagcgaccttatatttatcactcatggtttcttttcagatgtatcactagtgacgtcacgaaagaggcacccgctggaaagtgagctttttaaaagagggcctcattcaaacgcatatatctctggacagggttggtctacaaagacaaaaatgacatcaaattgtagctgatgtttcagccttttatgggtcttaatttcatgaaatcaaattttttgatgtaACCACATCTTTAAGCGTGAGGCAGCAGTCACGGAGTCGGAGAATGCTGAGGCTTTCAGGGTGACAATTGAGCAGTTAGTTGAGGTCCAGAGGAGAAGCACTGATAGTAGACCTGCACCAGTCAAAGGTCAGACAGAGTTcaataggtctgggcctatgacAACTCTTAACTCTGTGGTGCCACCTCCTGTGCAGTCTGTTGCGAGCCAGGTGGAGTCCTCTCACAGAATGCCTTTAGAGCCTGCCTCTATTGAGGAAAGCGTGATGAAGACAGAAGATGTGGTttaggagtcattactgacccaaccaagaGTCTCTGGGCTAGCCAGGATTGTTGGAAagagtgttggagatgttggtcaCAGTGGCGGTGTTGGTAATGACAGTGGTCACCATGGAAGTATTGGTAGTGGCGGAGGTCAGGGGGATGGAGAAGCAAGTGTGCACTGGCGATGGTGCTGGTAGTAAAgaggaaaatatttttggcaatgACAGATGGTTagacaagccagaggcataTCCTACCCTAACTGGAGACTACTTTCACGGAGTCAGGTAACGAGCATCACAAGTAAGGTGAGTTACTACAAGTGTTCATTGGTAGTTATGGTGTAGATCGAAAGAAAAGAAAGGGCATgatgtattatgggatttgtgaGGCTCAGACTATGTTAGTGTCTGAGCTCAAAGCAGGCGCAGGTGATCATGGTAATTATGGTGAGTAGATAAAGCTGGTAGACAAAGCTAGTAGACTAGGTAATATTAGGCAGTACTGGGTAAGATATAAGGAAGTGGAAAGAAATACGGATTCTTCTCCTTTCTGGATCTGGATCTGGATAAATTAGGTCCCAAGACCTCTTGAGCCGAGTAAAATGTGGGACCCTCTGACCACTGAATCGTAAAAATTGAGAGTCATTAAAATGAAAAGTTAATTTGCTTTGCTTCAACTGTGTGAGTACttttatttatacaacaaaattaatttcagTGTCATACACGAGTACACAGCTATAAACGACTTATTCGTTCACAGCAAGAAAAAAACACGATCATGTATACACTGAAAGCCAATATTATCAATATTAGAAACTGTCGCAAGAACCGTGGCCACTACATTCGTTACACACTCCTTACAGTTCACCCTCATATGTACACAATAAACCGACATTATATTGAAACCAATAGTAATCACAGAGAAGGTAAAGCCATTGTCATGGGTAATAAAAGTAATCAATACTGGaaagtatatatacactcatacctgccaactctcacgcattgggcgtgagactcacgcattgggcgtgagactcacgcaatcaccccaaagaaaaaatgaaaatgcgtgagaaatgtgtgagatttttgccccaatttccacaattttatatatatactatcattgatacatcaattgccccaaaaccaaatctcacgcattgccccactcttgggttggcaggtctgtataCACTCTTTACAGAACGACAACAAACAAACGGAAAATAGACGGATAACAAATTAAGGATATATGCATCAAGTTTACTGACTAACATGAATTATGATCTGAATTAATATTCTTAATCAAATCTTTAAAATCATTTTGATATAGCATTAAAGTAAAGACAAAAGCGCTAGGGAATAGCTAGATAGATACATTGTAACTAAACAAATCCATGAAAGCATGAATTGTCGCGTGGAAAATCCTGTGCATTAACTGCGGCCAATTTTTGCGCGAGAAATCTACGATCTTATTGGCCAATTGTAGAAATAGCTAATCCGTTTATATACTTTGTGGAAAGCGGAAATTCGGTGACTGACCTTCAGATGTGGAAACGGCTTTAGTCAACGGATAGAGAATTTACTGTTACTTCACCGCTACTTGTTGAAAATCCGGTAAATAACTTGAGATCGCTATGTTGGCGTTAAGAGCACAAGCTGCTACTCGGTTTAAAGCAATAAGCAGTTGCTTAACCTATTTACGAGCTGCTACTCACAGAAATGTGTCTTCCAAAGTATTAACAGTAGCAAACATGAACCCAAATGTTAAGCGTATGGAGTACGCTGTGCGAGGTCCTATTGTGCAGAAGGCAGTGAAAATTCAAGATGATCTGAATTCGGGTAAAGAAATGCCATTTACAGAAGTTGTGCGAGCTAATATTGGAgattgtcatgctacaggtcaACAACCACTGACATTCATAAGGCAGGTGTTAGCGCTATGCACATATCCAGAACTTCTGGATGATCCTAGGTTTCCGGAAGATACAAAAGCAAAGGCTAAACGAATATTGAGCGGTTGTGGTGGTAATAGTATGGGTGCTTACACTGAAAGTGGTGGCATTAGGGTGATTCGGCAAGATATTGCCGAGTACATCAGTGAACGTGATGGATACAACAGCAACTGGGAAAACGTATCATTATCTACCGGGGCTAGCGAGGCTATCAAATCTATTTTGCAAATTCTCAACTCTCCTGGGCCAAATGGAGAGAGTACAGGGGTCATGGTGCCTATTCCGCAATACCCACTTTATTCTGCGACCATGGCCGAATACAACATTCAACAAATCGACTACTTTCTTGATGAAGCCAATCAGTGGTCGTTAAGTACAGAAGAGCTGCAGAGGTCTTATGACTCGGCAAAAGGTGCTATAtttatatgcatttatcatataGTTGTTGAAGTTGCTGAATGGTGTATTTTCTACTAGCTTTTTATTGTGCTGCGAAGAAATTTTGTGCCCTCTATAAAAAAGACTGAAATGCAGATCATTATAATTGCTGCATATGTAACAACTATGCAAGCTGATGCATGTTTGAATGTTGTCATAGCTGGCCAAAAGAGAAGTTGTCTTACTTCCATACACTGATTTCAACAGCAGCAATTCGGTGGCATCAAAATTTAAAACGCTTTACAAACCTTTTTCTGTCTGTCTCCATTATTGCTGTTCACCTCAAATGGTCTTCCTCGTGGTACCAAATTGATTGTGACCATTTGCGCATGAGATTTGGCACAAGGGCAATTTTGGTTTTGCAGCCCTTTCTAACAGCACCAATGGTGTTTGTGTGATTCAAACCACTGACCTAAAGGATCATAAGCCAGTGCcctaaccactgaaccaccgcTGTTATAAATACTCTACTAAACTCTTTACCAGAGATTCATTCTCTAATaaactattttcatttttaatagcCTACTGGCTATTGTAAGTAATATCTCAACAAACCAGTGACTTTCTTCtcaagtttaaattattttcaagctaatacaagtcaaaccttttttaaagcatgtgtgaatatgactcctgacaattttagctagttttaatacatttttgacCAATTTTGACCCTCACCCATTTTTCTAATTTGAGAAAAATCTCAACAAACTAGAAAAATGTGTGAGGGTCAAAATTggtcaaaaatttattaaaactagctaaaattgtcaggagtcatattcacacATGCTTTAAAGAAACTTTGATTTGTATTAGCTTGAAAATCATTTAAACATGGGAAGCAAGTCACTGGTTTGTTGAGATATTACTTAAAATGCATCTGGTAAGCCATTGGGAGCAATTTTGTGATGatctggcatgattttagcTATCATGCAATTTTTCACACATCACGTGTTTTACTAAACCCGACCTACTGGTCTACACAAATATCTTCAGCATCCACAATATGGAAAATTAAATTAGAATCGCAAAGACAATCaactaaaatcttttttatttgttatagcCTTTTTTGACTAAGTCTTCTTCTAATTGAACACTCTTTTTTGTCATAAACTTTGTCGAATGTTTTTCACAGATTTGTCAAATTGTGTTTCGATTGGCCAAAAGTTAACAATTCTTATTGGTATGATTGTTAGCTTCTCATAAATCTGggattgttttcaaatttttgaaattcTGTTCAATTAATATTGTCAatgttgttgttgctgtttccATGCTTTGTCAGCTGTACATTTAAACTTGTTTCAGATAAATGCGTGCCCAGGGCTATAGTTATAATCAATCCTGGAAATCCAACGGGTCAGGTGCTTTCTAAGCAGAATATAGCCGACATCATCAAGTTCGCCCACAAAGAGAAACTCTTCATCCTCGCTGACGAGGTGAGTTTCGACTAAGTGATTAGTTTTAGTAAATGAGTTGACTAACGAGGAGTCACTAAGCCTGTAATCCGAGCTAAACGTTGTCTGCTCTAATGTTGCACCCAGCTTGTAAGATATGTGGCTATAATTATTATTCCCACTCATTTTATGGGTAAATGAAAACGTTTCACTTACTTATATTCCAAAACAAGATGGCCAAATGGAAAAGGTTTGGCAAAGGAAACAGAAAGATAAGCCATGAACTATGTCTATTACTAAAAGTATGGATATAAAGAAGCTGGTTTTTTTAGtttccaaattttaattttcaagtcTGTTGGTTAACCATTACtgaataaaatgtataaactaAAATTGGAGGTAAAGTTACAGGGTTAGCAcgaaaaaaatcaaatgatttaaaatcaGCGATTTGAAAATGGTTTAAAATCAATGATTTTAAATCATTTTCAAATCGTTGATTCTAAACGATTTGATTTAAAATCAACTATTTTAAATCAAattgttcatttaaaaaaatcatcatgacTTTTCCccaaaaatcatgattttttggGGAAAGGtcatgatttaaaaaaaaaattaatattgcaAGTCTGTTTCTTGACAAACAATCTTGTTGTGATGTGTGTGTAACATATCTTTTAACACTCCTCTGCTTTGAGTTAACAGGGAGAGATAATTGACTTCATGTGTGGTGCAATGCTACCGAGGGACCTATGAGtttacttaaaccataactgtcacgaacaacttttatcatatttactaagtaaatcagacacgctgattccgattttgtaatcaaaataaagattaggccactaactttcagagtgaTGAAGgactttttatagcgttttaatatcggtctcgaaaacggcacgatcggcataacaagctccgcccataaatacgtgacg
This region includes:
- the LOC137405730 gene encoding alanine aminotransferase 1-like; its protein translation is MLALRAQAATRFKAISSCLTYLRAATHRNVSSKVLTVANMNPNVKRMEYAVRGPIVQKAVKIQDDLNSGKEMPFTEVVRANIGDCHATGQQPLTFIRQVLALCTYPELLDDPRFPEDTKAKAKRILSGCGGNSMGAYTESGGIRVIRQDIAEYISERDGYNSNWENVSLSTGASEAIKSILQILNSPGPNGESTGVMVPIPQYPLYSATMAEYNIQQIDYFLDEANQWSLSTEELQRSYDSAKDKCVPRAIVIINPGNPTGQVLSKQNIADIIKFAHKEKLFILADEVYQHNIWAEDREFHSFKKVLCELGSEYSDVQLASFMTVSKGYMGECGLRGGYVEVVNLDDDVMAMLNKLNSAKLCSNTHGQATMDCVVKPPQPGDPSYELFTKEKDAVLASLRSKAKLVTKTFNSIEGVRCNEVQGAMYCFPNIDIPQRAAEHAKSKGMAPDAFYCFELLEKTGLCVVPGSGFGQREGTHHFRCTLLPPEEQFRAVMKRFEVFHKNFLAEWS